Proteins encoded by one window of Dietzia sp. B32:
- the rnpA gene encoding ribonuclease P protein component encodes MLPRTHRLHRSADFATVVRKGARKGRRTMVVHAHVDSSDVRVGGPRFGLVVSKAVGDSVTRHRVSRRLRHIAADLVEEAGDDLMVVIRANPASAGATHDDLVRDMRAGLAAAAARARGSS; translated from the coding sequence GTGCTCCCCAGGACGCACCGGCTCCACCGTTCCGCTGACTTCGCGACGGTGGTGCGCAAGGGTGCCAGGAAGGGCCGCCGCACCATGGTCGTACACGCCCACGTGGACTCCTCGGATGTCCGCGTGGGCGGTCCGCGTTTCGGGCTGGTCGTGAGCAAAGCCGTCGGGGACTCGGTGACTCGTCACCGCGTCAGCCGGCGGCTTCGTCATATCGCGGCCGACCTCGTGGAGGAGGCCGGGGACGACCTCATGGTCGTCATCCGCGCCAACCCCGCGTCGGCCGGTGCCACGCACGACGACCTCGTGCGGGATATGCGCGCCGGGCTGGCCGCCGCGGCCGCCCGCGCCAGGGGCTCGTCGTGA
- the rpmH gene encoding 50S ribosomal protein L34, giving the protein MAKGKRTFQPNNRRRAKVHGFRLRMRTRAGRGIVGARRRKGRASLTA; this is encoded by the coding sequence ATGGCCAAGGGCAAGCGGACCTTCCAGCCGAACAACCGTCGTCGTGCCAAGGTGCACGGCTTCCGTCTGCGCATGCGCACCCGCGCCGGTCGCGGCATCGTCGGCGCTCGCCGGCGTAAGGGCCGCGCGTCGCTGACGGCCTGA
- the dnaN gene encoding DNA polymerase III subunit beta has protein sequence MEITDPTFRVTREDFADSVAWVARTLPSRPSVPILGGVLLEADSGLTISGFDYETSAQVSVPAEVSEPGSTLVSGRLLADIARALPDRPVEVVVTAQKMYISCGSAKFTLPTMPVEDYPQLPAMPEVTGSAEVDAFSEAVSQVVVAAGKDDTLPMLTGIRMEIEGTRVTLIATDRFRLAIREFDWEPARDDVAVEVLIPAKALSEVTRSAGHGGRVDLSLGAGSDVGAEGILGVLVSGQRTTTRLLDAEFPKVRQLLPPQHTSLAIVEVDSLVQAIKRVALVADRGVQVRMAFSDGELALSAGGDDAAQANETLPVDFVGEPLTIAFNPGYLLDGLGSVHAARVALGFTQPSRPAVLRPAPESLPEPGADGTIAPVDSDHTYLLMPVRLPG, from the coding sequence ATGGAGATCACGGATCCGACGTTCCGCGTCACCCGCGAGGACTTCGCGGATTCCGTGGCCTGGGTGGCACGCACGCTGCCGTCACGTCCGTCGGTGCCGATCCTCGGCGGGGTGTTGCTCGAGGCCGATTCGGGTCTGACGATCTCGGGTTTCGACTACGAGACGTCGGCGCAGGTGTCGGTGCCGGCCGAGGTGTCCGAGCCCGGGAGCACTCTGGTCTCCGGTCGGCTCCTGGCGGACATCGCCCGTGCGCTGCCGGATCGTCCGGTCGAGGTGGTCGTCACCGCCCAGAAGATGTACATCTCCTGCGGTTCCGCGAAGTTCACGCTCCCGACCATGCCGGTCGAGGACTATCCCCAGCTGCCCGCGATGCCCGAGGTCACCGGCTCCGCCGAGGTGGACGCGTTCTCCGAGGCCGTGTCCCAGGTAGTCGTGGCCGCCGGCAAGGACGACACGCTGCCGATGTTGACCGGCATCCGGATGGAGATCGAGGGAACCCGGGTCACGCTCATCGCCACCGACCGGTTCCGTCTGGCCATCCGCGAATTCGACTGGGAGCCGGCCCGTGACGATGTCGCGGTCGAGGTGCTCATTCCGGCCAAGGCACTGTCCGAGGTCACCCGGTCGGCCGGCCATGGTGGACGCGTGGATCTGAGCCTGGGGGCCGGATCCGATGTGGGCGCCGAGGGCATCCTGGGCGTGCTGGTGTCCGGTCAGCGCACCACCACCCGTCTCCTCGACGCGGAGTTCCCCAAGGTCCGTCAGCTGTTGCCGCCGCAGCACACCTCGCTCGCGATCGTCGAGGTGGACTCGCTCGTCCAGGCGATCAAGCGAGTGGCGTTGGTCGCGGACCGTGGCGTGCAGGTCCGGATGGCGTTCTCGGACGGTGAGCTCGCACTGTCGGCTGGCGGTGACGACGCCGCCCAGGCCAACGAGACCCTCCCGGTGGACTTCGTCGGCGAGCCGCTGACCATCGCGTTCAACCCCGGTTACCTGCTGGACGGTCTCGGCAGCGTCCACGCTGCGCGCGTCGCCTTAGGGTTCACCCAGCCCAGCCGCCCGGCCGTGCTCCGACCCGCACCCGAGAGCCTGCCCGAGCCCGGCGCGGACGGCACGATCGCTCCGGTGGACTCCGACCACACCTACCTGCTCATGCCCGTGCGCCTGCCGGGCTGA
- the yidC gene encoding membrane protein insertase YidC, with translation MSFITNPLVYYPISGILWFWHKIFAFVGGLLPWVEAPDSNGVIWALSVIFLVFTLRALLFWPAAKQIRFSRKMQEMQPKMKELQKRYKNDREKLAVETRKLQKQEGFNPLLGCLPMLIQIPVFLGLFHVLRSFNRMGSQFGALGMTAEETRNTGNYVFSADEVQSFLDARLFGAPLSSFISQPVEQFQAFVEPGAMLDFARWNIILVAIPLMIVSAVTTHFNARISLSRQSPEAAANPQAKIMNQLMLWAFPIGILVTGAFWPMAILVYMVTNNLWTLGQQYFLYEKMAKEDDAAALQRREEQKALAPRVGVKPSNSKKSRPSASGTAGVSGPTAEVGTATVDDGEVHGRGSGPADAPGSAPRPGQRPQAPGGQRTRPAQKGSGSRPQNKKKKKKR, from the coding sequence ATGTCGTTCATCACCAACCCTCTGGTCTATTACCCGATCTCGGGGATTCTCTGGTTCTGGCACAAGATCTTCGCCTTCGTCGGCGGACTGCTCCCCTGGGTCGAGGCACCCGACTCCAACGGTGTCATCTGGGCACTGTCGGTCATCTTCCTCGTCTTCACCCTGCGAGCGCTGCTGTTCTGGCCGGCCGCCAAACAGATCCGTTTCTCCCGCAAGATGCAGGAGATGCAGCCCAAGATGAAGGAGCTGCAGAAGCGGTACAAGAACGACCGCGAGAAGCTCGCCGTGGAGACCCGGAAGCTCCAGAAGCAGGAGGGGTTCAATCCCCTGCTGGGCTGTCTGCCGATGCTGATCCAGATCCCGGTGTTCCTCGGTCTGTTCCACGTGCTCCGGTCGTTCAACCGGATGGGTTCGCAGTTCGGTGCACTGGGGATGACGGCGGAAGAGACCCGCAACACGGGCAACTACGTGTTCAGCGCGGACGAGGTTCAGAGTTTCCTCGATGCCCGTCTGTTCGGAGCACCGCTGTCGTCCTTCATCTCGCAGCCGGTCGAGCAGTTCCAGGCATTCGTCGAGCCCGGCGCCATGCTGGACTTCGCGCGGTGGAACATCATCCTCGTCGCCATCCCGTTGATGATCGTCTCGGCGGTCACCACGCATTTCAACGCTCGCATCTCGCTCTCGCGGCAGTCGCCGGAGGCCGCGGCCAACCCCCAGGCCAAGATCATGAACCAGCTGATGCTGTGGGCCTTCCCCATCGGCATCCTGGTCACCGGTGCGTTCTGGCCCATGGCGATCCTGGTGTACATGGTCACCAACAACCTCTGGACCCTCGGGCAGCAGTACTTCCTGTACGAGAAGATGGCCAAGGAGGACGATGCCGCCGCCCTGCAGCGTCGTGAAGAGCAGAAGGCGCTGGCTCCCCGGGTGGGCGTGAAGCCCAGCAACTCGAAGAAGAGCCGGCCGTCTGCATCGGGTACTGCCGGAGTGTCGGGTCCGACGGCGGAGGTCGGTACCGCGACGGTCGACGACGGCGAGGTTCACGGCCGCGGGTCCGGTCCGGCGGACGCCCCGGGTTCCGCCCCGCGTCCGGGTCAGCGACCT
- the dnaA gene encoding chromosomal replication initiator protein DnaA, translating to MSPELEHVWSAVLDRLTDPELASDDNPALSRQQQAWLRLVQPIAVVNGFAMLAAPSAFARDNIESVLRGPITRALSSQLGEPIDLAVKVDTSLAGGQPPTDDDSGQPEITADDIHGPGDEDEHPPATTRPRRMTEEQIAAERLLHGSDRDEALSAATAPGLNERYTFSAFVQGNSNRFARAAALAVAEAPARAYNPLFIWGESGLGKTHLLHAIGHYSLRMYSEQKVKYVSTEEFTNDFINSVRDGRQNMFKKRYREADILLVDDIQFLIGKEQVQEEFFHTFNTIHNAQKQIVISSDRPPKQLQPLEDRLRTRFEWGLITDIQPPELETRIAIIDKKAKSENYVVPRDVLELIATRVQRNIRELEGALIRVVAFASLNGHEIDVPLAEVVLRDVVSDDDSLQISAATIMAVTAEFFSTSIDELCGTSKTRSLSRARQIAMYLCRELTDLSLPKIGVTFGGKDHTTVMYAQRKILKEIKDDRRTYDQIQELTARIKERSRSL from the coding sequence GTGTCTCCAGAACTCGAACACGTGTGGAGTGCCGTCCTCGACAGACTGACCGATCCGGAACTGGCCAGTGACGACAACCCGGCCCTGTCCCGCCAACAGCAGGCGTGGCTCCGGCTCGTCCAACCGATCGCCGTGGTCAACGGGTTCGCGATGCTCGCCGCTCCGTCGGCGTTCGCCCGCGACAACATCGAGTCCGTCCTACGCGGACCCATCACCCGTGCCCTGAGTTCCCAGCTCGGCGAGCCCATCGACCTGGCCGTCAAGGTCGACACGTCACTCGCCGGGGGACAACCTCCGACGGACGACGACTCCGGCCAACCCGAGATCACCGCGGACGACATCCACGGACCGGGCGACGAGGACGAACATCCGCCGGCGACCACCCGCCCACGGCGGATGACCGAGGAGCAGATCGCCGCCGAGCGTCTCCTGCACGGCAGCGACCGCGACGAGGCGTTGTCGGCCGCGACCGCGCCCGGTCTCAACGAGCGCTACACGTTCAGCGCCTTCGTGCAGGGAAACTCCAACCGGTTCGCCCGGGCCGCGGCGCTCGCGGTCGCCGAGGCCCCGGCCCGTGCGTACAACCCGCTGTTCATCTGGGGCGAGTCGGGACTGGGCAAAACCCACCTGCTCCACGCGATCGGGCACTACTCCCTGCGGATGTACTCCGAACAGAAGGTCAAGTACGTCTCGACCGAGGAGTTCACCAACGACTTCATCAACTCCGTCCGTGACGGCCGCCAGAACATGTTCAAGAAGCGGTACCGCGAGGCGGACATCCTCCTGGTGGACGACATCCAGTTCCTCATCGGCAAGGAACAGGTGCAGGAGGAGTTCTTCCACACCTTCAACACGATCCACAACGCGCAGAAGCAGATCGTGATCTCGTCCGACCGGCCGCCCAAACAGCTCCAACCGCTCGAGGATCGCCTGCGCACCCGCTTCGAATGGGGTCTGATCACCGACATCCAGCCCCCCGAGCTGGAGACCCGGATCGCCATCATCGACAAGAAGGCGAAGTCCGAGAACTACGTGGTGCCGAGGGACGTCCTCGAACTCATCGCCACCCGCGTGCAGCGCAACATCCGGGAGCTCGAGGGTGCACTCATCCGGGTCGTGGCGTTCGCCTCCCTCAACGGCCACGAGATCGACGTGCCTCTCGCCGAGGTCGTCCTCCGTGACGTGGTGTCCGACGACGACTCCCTGCAGATCTCGGCGGCGACCATCATGGCGGTGACCGCGGAGTTCTTCTCCACGAGCATCGACGAACTGTGTGGCACCTCCAAGACCCGGTCACTGTCGCGCGCCCGGCAGATCGCCATGTACCTGTGCCGCGAGCTCACCGACCTGTCGCTTCCCAAGATCGGCGTCACCTTCGGCGGCAAGGATCACACGACGGTCATGTACGCCCAGCGCAAGATCCTCAAGGAGATCAAGGACGACCGGCGCACGTACGACCAGATCCAGGAGCTCACTGCCCGGATCAAGGAGCGTTCGCGGTCCCTCTGA
- the yidD gene encoding membrane protein insertion efficiency factor YidD, which translates to MSSGRPGPLARVLLWMLDFYQKGISPWTPPSCRFEPTCSSYAVEAVRVHGAWYGTWLSVWRVLRCGPWTPGGWDPVPRPRAPDPPCDEHDEHDEHSDNSRT; encoded by the coding sequence GTGAGCTCCGGGCGGCCGGGCCCCCTCGCGCGGGTCCTGTTGTGGATGCTCGACTTCTACCAGAAGGGGATCTCCCCGTGGACCCCGCCGAGCTGCCGGTTCGAACCCACGTGCAGTAGTTACGCCGTCGAGGCGGTCCGCGTCCACGGTGCCTGGTACGGCACCTGGCTGTCGGTGTGGCGCGTGCTGCGCTGCGGTCCGTGGACCCCGGGTGGCTGGGATCCGGTACCCCGGCCCCGGGCGCCTGATCCGCCTTGTGACGAGCATGACGAGCATGACGAGCACTCCGACAATTCTCGAACGTAG